The Flavobacteriales bacterium genomic sequence TAGAACTTAAATGGTTAGAGAGAAGATGCGTTCCAGGAGAAAATTCCGTTGGACCCATATCTAACGAAATGTCTTCCATGGCAATTAATACGTTAATAGCATGTAAAGGAAGATGTTCGGCCGATTTATGCTCAGAATCTATGTGCCATTCTTGTGACGGGGTTTTAGGTTCTGAAGATATAATCCCACTTCCATCAAGTTGCGCATCGTCGCCAAGTAAGTTAGTTACAATAGGCCACCATGGTAACTGTTCCGAAGTGTATCCAAATTCTTCTGCGGTAATCTGAGCATCCCATCTACCTAATGATCTTTGACAAATTTCAATAAATCCATTTGCGGCTCCAATTCCTATGTATTTTGTCTTCGCAATTTTCAGCAAATTTGACAACTTCGTCGACGATACTTCCAACATCTGTTTTCGCATCCCTTCCGAAAGGAGCCTCTCCATTATTACAAAACCATCTTTATGTAATGCTTCAACAGAATTCTTAAGAACTTGCGGGTCTAAAGTAGTTTGTGCGTCCATACCTGATATAAATTGTTAATCTAATTGAGTTAAGTATACTCGATATTCGGAAGCTTGTTTCATCGATTATGAGTCGTTTTAACTTCGGTCTTTAGTTATCGATATTTACTTGATCAAATAAATCTTTGTCATTTAGCATGTATTCCAATATCGGACGACACTTGTTTTCGCACGCTGGATAGAAGAACTTGTGTTCTCTTTCTTTATTTTTTTTAGGATTTCCCCACCAAAATTCGGCCATCGCGATTGGCTTTAACTGATGCTTAAAAGCGTAGTGTAATAGTTTTGGGGCGGCGCATTCACCAGCCGCGGATGGGGGATTTCCATAGTGTGAATCTTTAAATATTTGAAGAATATTTTTCTCTTCTCCTGTGATGTTTGAAAAAGTATAATTTTCAAATAACCACTTTTGTAAAGCAAACGACTTTAGTTTTCTGTGTTCTGTTAGCGAATTTATTTCAGAATAATTTTCTGCCTTTATAATTTGTTTGCCTATTTCTGTTAACTCGGTCATTCCCTTGTTAATGTAATAGTCGTCTGTGGAGTCGTCAAAAACCGATGGAACGAATTGATTACATGTGGTTCGGTCTTGAAGTTTTCCCGAAACGGTTCCTAAATATCCCAAGGAGTTATCCGGTTGTTGAAAAACAAGAACCCCAAACATTTTGCCCTTTTGGGTATCGAAATCGTGATTCCAGTTTTTCGATTCGGAGGCTATGAAATCTTGAAATTCTCCGGAAGCTATTTTTGCGAGTTCCGGAGGATCGAGAGCAAACGGGTTGTTCAGCTTTTTCGGGAACTCAATATTAACTATATCTGTGCTGAAATTGAAAACGAATTGATTATCCATTAGAATATTATGAGCATCTTTTTCATTGGTAATAAGTTTCAAAGAATCAATTTATTGGTGGCAAATATAGATAGGATATATGTCTATATAAGTTATGCTGTTAAGGTTTAGGAAGGTAATCCTTTTTAGAAATTAGAGCGACTAAACCTAAGAAGGGGCCTATTGCTAAAATGATATAAATGCTATTCGGGTTTGTTATTGACTGAATCCAATTTGTTGTTTGAATACTTATAATTGTAATTAAAAATCCAATACAATTAACTGTCTTGTCCTGAAATATGGTTACACAATTTGCACAAAAATGCGTAAAAAATCAAGGAAAGAAAAAGTGAAGTTTAGTTCAGGCTTTAGTTTGGATGAACGACATGCAATAATACAAGAGTACCTTACAGGAGAGTTGTCAAAAACAGAGTTGTGGTTCAAGTATACAGGTCAAAGGAAGGAGCATGGCTACATCATGAATTGGATGCGACAA encodes the following:
- a CDS encoding pseudouridylate synthase, which gives rise to MKLITNEKDAHNILMDNQFVFNFSTDIVNIEFPKKLNNPFALDPPELAKIASGEFQDFIASESKNWNHDFDTQKGKMFGVLVFQQPDNSLGYLGTVSGKLQDRTTCNQFVPSVFDDSTDDYYINKGMTELTEIGKQIIKAENYSEINSLTEHRKLKSFALQKWLFENYTFSNITGEEKNILQIFKDSHYGNPPSAAGECAAPKLLHYAFKHQLKPIAMAEFWWGNPKKNKEREHKFFYPACENKCRPILEYMLNDKDLFDQVNIDN
- a CDS encoding phytanoyl-CoA dioxygenase family protein, producing the protein MDAQTTLDPQVLKNSVEALHKDGFVIMERLLSEGMRKQMLEVSSTKLSNLLKIAKTKYIGIGAANGFIEICQRSLGRWDAQITAEEFGYTSEQLPWWPIVTNLLGDDAQLDGSGIISSEPKTPSQEWHIDSEHKSAEHLPLHAINVLIAMEDISLDMGPTEFSPGTHLLSNHLSSTLLKSDEMVYQHSTTTLESLVAGTDNPVPKALYKAIPAGSVIMFDDRLFHRGKANESEKDRHVVYFGYGKKGHVNIYFDTEKSIYDAA